From the Pseudomonas sp. SORT22 genome, one window contains:
- a CDS encoding RnfABCDGE type electron transport complex subunit G translates to MSTSSIRTTALLLSLAVLAVGGTVLWQQFTTARITAAEQQLKAQRWLSVLAQQAYDNQPLQQPLTLGATNLDHSRLLAGYLATLKGQPSAVVLHSQSQGYGGPLDLLIAIDEGGRLIGVKVLQQQETPGLGGKLMEPGNTWLQGFVGNSRQNTPDSAWALKRDNGQFDQLAGATVTSRAVIQATHDALRYFDEHRQQLLSAGADE, encoded by the coding sequence ATGAGCACCTCGTCGATTCGCACCACCGCCCTGCTACTGAGCCTTGCCGTGCTGGCCGTGGGTGGTACGGTGCTTTGGCAACAGTTCACCACCGCGCGCATCACTGCCGCCGAGCAGCAACTCAAGGCCCAACGCTGGCTGAGCGTGCTGGCGCAGCAGGCCTACGACAACCAACCGCTGCAACAGCCCCTGACTCTGGGCGCCACCAACCTGGACCACAGCCGGCTGCTCGCAGGCTATCTGGCAACCTTGAAAGGCCAGCCGAGCGCCGTTGTGCTGCACAGCCAGAGCCAGGGTTACGGCGGCCCGCTGGACCTGCTGATTGCCATTGATGAGGGGGGTCGCCTGATCGGCGTCAAGGTGCTGCAACAACAGGAGACGCCAGGCCTGGGCGGCAAGCTGATGGAACCCGGCAACACCTGGCTGCAAGGCTTTGTCGGCAACAGCCGGCAAAACACGCCTGATTCAGCCTGGGCGCTCAAGCGTGACAACGGCCAGTTCGATCAGTTGGCCGGTGCCACCGTCACCTCCCGCGCCGTCATTCAAGCCACCCACGATGCCCTGCGCTATTTCGACGAGCATCGCCAACAGTTGCTAAGCGCAGGTGCGGATGAATAG